A genomic stretch from Hemicordylus capensis ecotype Gifberg chromosome 1, rHemCap1.1.pri, whole genome shotgun sequence includes:
- the LOC128339712 gene encoding uncharacterized protein LOC128339712, whose translation MPGKAKGKKGGRPVRQPKRPAPPQSSSEEEDEEMTLIRGLINRMEALEKAKAAPSDKGAGPSGVWGVPPPKVPRRTRGSVKSQLLTSLSSRLAALEEGLNPAGPGPSAPALPLPEPESPVPESPSPLLPPPAAPVVQPPVDTATPLAQGAGGAAVPVRVLMCGHSLVFWAFKWASTTRWGSQLGLGSKASVYWLGMRGMLWNQLLPALREHLDRFPIPDILVLHLGENDLGRRPGLAILQQASSDLSILHSWMPGVRIIWVNWLQRRVWRGAHSCLSLEKARRKISAAIGKLVLAAGGSVVRQPDIAARFPELFRPDPPV comes from the exons ATGCCGGGGAAGGCCAAGGGCAAGAAAGGGGGGCGCCCTGTTaggcagcccaagaggcctgctcccccgcagtcctcctcggaggaggaggatgaggagatgactctgatacgggggttaattaataggatggaagctttagagaaagcaaaagcagccccctccgacaaaggtgcgggtccttcaggtgtgtggggggtgcctcctcctaaggtccctcggaggaccaggggttctgtaaaaagccagctgctaacttctctctctagtaggctggctgcgcttgaagaagggctgaaccctgctggaccgggcccttctgctcctgcgttaccgcttcctgaacctgagtctccagttccggagtcgccttcaccattgctacctccgcctgcggcaccagttgttcagcctccagtggatacggctactcctttggcccagg gtgctggcggggcggcggtcccggtccgagtcctgatgtgtggccattcgttggtcttctgggctttcaagtgggccagcaccacccgctggggatcccagttgggtttaggaagcaaggcttcagtttattggttgggcatgaggggcatgctctggaatcagttgcttccagcattgagggagcatttagataggtttcccattcccgacatcctggttcttcatttaggggagaatgatttgggccggcggcctggcctcgccatccttcagcaagcctcctcggatTTGTCTATTTTGCATAGCTGGATGCCTGGCGTGCGCATAATATGGGTTAATTGGCTCCAGCGCAGGGTGTGGCGGGGTGCTCATTCTTGCCTTAGCTTGGAAAAGGCACGCAGGAAGATTTCAGCCGCAATAGGTAAATTGGTTTTGGCGGCCGGGGGGTCTGTGGTGCGGCAGCCGGATATAGCTGCTCGCTTTCCCGAGTTATTCCGCCCTGATCCACCTGTCTGA